In the Pseudoliparis swirei isolate HS2019 ecotype Mariana Trench chromosome 19, NWPU_hadal_v1, whole genome shotgun sequence genome, one interval contains:
- the LOC130210132 gene encoding uncharacterized protein LOC130210132, producing the protein MFKYNAYPTDADFSDVAQALIKKHPCISETGSFNGCYGWKQRLKTKMGNYRTQLKGIGCSELLVNSFKSKAPGDALPAKNVKKPIRGEANHIPDIPTGETSDKLENERLSLLSEVKKRNNRTVIKSKMDKTFSVRRQEIVEKELGVEELKERWPALFSVDEINAEFTRITTVPLQPRFLAALDKHYGRLMEIIKKKGGVIGEKTRNILKVLNHSLEVNLKRVCLLKCLIVYLGEDGDNLIKDYLVVQKDEAWSQLQKCKMAVFVFREEEDCLQPPHDIGVVIDVQALDCPAKVSNLPQ; encoded by the exons ATGTTTAAGTACAACGCCTACCCAACAGATGCTGACTTCAGTGACGTGGCCCAAGCACTAATCAAGAAGCACCCATGCATCTCTGAGACTGGTTCGTTCAACGGTTGCTATGGGTGGAAGCAGCGCCTGAAAACTAAAATGGGCAACTACCGTACTCAGCTGAAGGGCATCGGGTGTTCTGAACTGCTTGTAAATTCATTCAAATCCAAAGCCCCAGGAGATGCATTGCCAGCAAAGAATGTCAAGAAACCTATAAGAGGAGAGGCCAACCACATTCCTGACATTCCTACTGGAGAGACCTCAGACAAATTGGAAAATGAGAGACTGTCACTTTTAAGTGAGGTGAAGAAGAGAAACAATCGTACAGTGATAAAGTCGAAAATGGACAAGACTTTTTCAGTGCGAAGACAAGAAATTGTGGAAAAGGAATTGGGAGTGGAAGAGTTGAAAGAGAGATGGCCTGCATTGTTCTCAGTGGATGAG atcaatGCTGAATTTACAAGAATTACAACTGTGCCACTTCAACCGCGCTTCCTCGCTGCCTTGGACAAGCACTACGGCAGACTGATGGAGatcataaaaaaaaagggaggagtTATCGGAGAGAAAACCCGGAACATACTGAAAGTTCTTAATCAC AGCCTTGAGGTGAATCTAAAAAGAGTGTGTCTGCTTAAGTGCCTGATTGTGTACCTTGGGGAAGATGGGGACAACCTTATCAAGGACTATCTG GTTGTTCAGAAGGATGAAGCTTGGTCCCAGCTTCAAAAGTGCAAAATGGCAGTGTTTGTcttcagggaggaggaggattgccTCCAGCCGCCACACGACATTGGAGTTGTGATcgatg TTCAGGCGCTGGACTGCCCTGCTAAAGTTTCAAACCTtccacagtga